A genomic segment from Sparus aurata chromosome 20, fSpaAur1.1, whole genome shotgun sequence encodes:
- the LOC115571562 gene encoding protein Tob1-like → MQLEIQVALNFIISYLYNKLPRRRVNIFGEELERQLKKKYEGHWYLDKPYKGSGFRCIHVGEKVDPVVEQAAKESGLDIEDVRNNLPQDLSVWIDPFEVSYQIGEKGPVKVLYVDDNNENGSELDKEIKNSFNPEAQVFMPISDPVGASSESSSPSPPFGQSAAVSPSFMPRSTQPLTFTTATFAATKFGSTKMKSSGRGNNANSGSSSKVARTSPTNNLGLNVNTLLKQKAISTSMHSLYGLSLGQQQQQQKASALSPNAKEFVFPSLQGQASPGAVFPGEGSLGLGPLQYNNAFEMFAAYGSLNDKSLMDGLNFSLSNMQYSNQQFQPVMAN, encoded by the coding sequence ATGCAGCTTGAAATTCAAGTAGCTCTCAACTTTATTATTTCCTATTTATACAACAAACTCCCTCGACGACGTGTGAATATCTTTGGCGAAGAGCTCGAGCGGCAGCTGAAGAAAAAGTATGAAGGCCACTGGTATCTGGATAAGCCATATAAAGGTTCAGGGTTCAGGTGCATTCATGTAGGGGAGAAGGTGGACCCCGTGGTGGAGCAGGCAGCCAAAGAGAGCGGGTTAGACATCGAAGACGTCCGGAATAACCTCCCTCAGGACCTTAGCGTATGGATCGATCCGTTTGAGGTTTCCTACCAGATCGGCGAGAAGGGACCGGTCAAGGTGCTATATGTGGATGATAACAATGAGAATGGGTCAGAGTTGGACAAGGAAATCAAGAACAGCTTTAATCCTGAGGCCCAGGTCTTCATGCCAATCAGCGACCCTGTTGGGGCTTCCTCAGAGTCCAGCTCCCCTTCCCCTCCTTTCGGGCAGtctgctgccgtgagtccctccttCATGCCACGCTCCACCCAGCCCTTAACCTTCACCACTGCCACCTTTGCTGCCACCAAATTCGGCTCCACTAAGATGAAGAGCAGTGGCCGTGGCAACAATGCCAACAGTGGCAGTAGCAGCAAGGTGGCCCGCACCTCCCCTACTAATAACCTGGGTCTGAATGTCAACACCCTGCTGAAGCAGAAAGCCATCTCCACCTCCATGCACTCACTGTACGGGCTGAGCctggggcagcagcagcagcagcagaaggccTCTGCTCTGTCGCCTAATGCCAAGGAGTTTGTGTTCCCAAGCCTGCAGGGCCAGGCCAGCCCTGGAGCTGTGTTCCCCGGGGAGGGCTCCCTGGGGCTCGGCCCTCTGCAGTACAACAATGCCTTTGAAATGTTTGCGGCCTACGGAAGCCTCAACGACAAGTCCCTAATGGACGGCCTCAACTTCAGTCTGAGCAACATGCAGTATTCTAACCAGCAATTCCAGCCAGTCATGGCTAACTAA